A window of Caldisericaceae bacterium genomic DNA:
TGAATTCATACAGTCTATAAGAACTGGTAACCTTAAAGGTTCAATGGAACTCATAACCCTTGCCAATCCTTCAATTGGAGTCTGTGGTGAAGTATGTCCAGAGGAGCAATTCTGTCAGTCAGTTTGCACAAGGTCGGCAATTGACTATCCCATTAAAATAAGAGAACTTCATAAATTTGTAACCGATAACGTAAAACTTACTGATCTTGAGCTTCAACTACCTCCTCTTAACGGTAAAAAAGTTGCTATAATTGGAGGAGGTCCTGCAGGGCTTGCTTGCGCAAGAGAACTTAGAAGATTTGGTGTAAAACCGGTAATTTTTGAAAAGAAAGAACTTGGTGGAATTCCTGCACAGGAGATTTCAAAAGAACGATTACCTTACAATATTGTTAGGGAAGAAGCAAAACAAATTTTGACTCTATTTGGAGCAGAAGTAAAAGATAAAAAGATTTCAGACCTTCAAGACCTTTTGGGCGAATTTGATGCAATTTTTGTTGCAACAGGACTTACAGAAGAACTTGAATTAGATATTAAAGGCGTAAATTTGCAGAATGTCCATACGGCAAGAAAGTTACTTAAAACTATAAAATCTAGTTTAAGAACTGATGTTGGCAAAAGGGTAGGTGTTATAGGTGGAGGCAACGTTGCAGTTGAAGTTGCAGCTGCTCTAAAGCGTGAAGACCCCTCAAGAGACGTTGAAGTTGTTTACCGAAGAGGATTAAAAGAACTCAAAGCCTTTAAAGACGAGATCGACGAAGCTCTTGAATTAGGTGTTGGTTTCCAATTCCTTGCAATTCCTGTGGAGATTAAAGGAGAAAACTCTGTTGAAGGGCTTGTTGTAAGAAGAGCACGTCTTGGAGCACCTGACGAAAGTGGTAGAAGAGTTTTTGAAGAAGTAGAGGGATCTGATTTCTTTATACCATACACAGACATTGTAATTGCCATTGGACAAAAAGCTCAAGAGATATTCCCTGAAATAAAGAAAACTCACAATGGTTTGATCGAAGTTAATGAAAATTTTGAAACTTCAGTAAAAGGTGTTTTTGCAGGCGGAGATATTGTAAGAGGTGCAAGCACAATTGTAGAATCCGTTTCCGATGGGAAGAAAGCTGCAATTGCAATATTACAATACTTACAAGGAGGAAAAAATGTTTAAGAAGGTAGACCTTTCAATTGATTTCTTGGGTATACATCTTGATTCACCGTTTGTGCTTTCTGCAGCGCCTCCAACAGATGAACTTGAAATGGCTGAACATGGTCTTGAAGAAGGGTGGGCAGGTGTAATACTCAAAACTACCTCTGTTGAGGGAAACCCTGTAGAACTTAAAAACCCAATGATGTCTTCTTTCGGACCGATGAGTAGAAAAGTCGTTGGTCTTGGTAATATTGACCTTATTTCTCACCACCATATTGATGTTGTAAGTAGTAGAGTTGAATACCTAAAGAAAAAGTTTCCAAATAAGATGATAGCAGCCTCCATTATGGGCGCTTCAAAGGAAGATTGGCAAAATCTTGTTTACAGGTTGAAAAAAGCAGGAGCCGACCTTATCGAATGCTCTTTTAGTTGTCCTCAGGGGAGTATGGGAGAAGAGCCAGGTAAGATGCTTGCTCAAAGTATTGAAGCAACAGAGAAGGTAACACGTTGGGTAAAAGAGGCCGCTGACACTACGCCTGTTCTAATTAAAATTACTCCTCAGGTAACAGACATCGTTGAGGTTGCTAAAGCCGTTAAAAGAGGTGGGGCAGATGGCATCACTGCCTCAAATACAATACCATCACTTCTTGGAGTAGATATTTACACTTTTGAACCTTATCCTTCTCTTTTTGGTAGTGGTGCGTATTCAGGACTTTCTGGGCCTGCTATTAAACCTATTACCCTTAGGACAATTGCAGAAATTGCTAAAAACGTGGATATCGTGATTTCTGGAAATGGAGGAGCATTCAATTGGAGAGATGCTGTTGAATTTATGGCGGTTGGTGCATCTAACGTGCAATTCTGTACTCTCCCTATGCATTATGGATTCCGTTCTATTAGGGATCTAAAGAGTGGCTTTGAACACTATCTAAAAGAGATGGGCTTTAAGAGTCCTTCTGAAATAGTAGGAAAAGCACTTAAAAATATTAAGAACCAAGAAGACCTCGTTAACCCGAAGACTCGTTCCGATATAGACCTTGATAGATGTATCGGTTGTGGGCTTTGTTATGCGGCCTGTAATGATGGTGGCCATATGGCAATTAGTTTTGACTCTAAAACAAGAAAACCATACGTTAATGAAGAGAAGTGCACTGGTTGTGCAATGTGCATGCAAGTTTGCCCAGTTGATGCAATAAAGATGAAAGAAGTTTTGGATAGCAATGAATACTATTTTGTCGAGAGGAGGTAAAAATACTTGAAAGAGGTTGAAATCCATTTTACATTGAATGGTGAAGAGTATAACCTTACCGTCCCTGCAAACCTTACCTTACTTCAAATAATTAGGGAAAGAATTGGTCTTACAGGCACAAAGAGAGGCTGTGGAAAAGGTGAGTGTGGTGCCTGTACTGTGATTTTTAATGGAAAAAGCGTCAATTCTTGTTTAGTGCTTGCCCCAAAAGTTGATGAAAGCGAAGTTCTTACAGTTGAAGGTATTGGCACTTTTGACCATCCACATCCAATCCAAGAGGCATTTGTTGAAGAAGGTGCTGTCCAGTGTGGTTTTTGCACGCCAGGTTTTGTAGTATCTTCTTACTATTTACTGAGTAAAAATCCACATCCAAGCGAAGAAGAGATTAGAGAAGGTCTATCTGGAAATTTGTGTCGATGCACAGGTTATATTAAGATCATTAATGCTCTCAAAAAGGCATCTGAAAAGC
This region includes:
- a CDS encoding (2Fe-2S)-binding protein translates to MKEVEIHFTLNGEEYNLTVPANLTLLQIIRERIGLTGTKRGCGKGECGACTVIFNGKSVNSCLVLAPKVDESEVLTVEGIGTFDHPHPIQEAFVEEGAVQCGFCTPGFVVSSYYLLSKNPHPSEEEIREGLSGNLCRCTGYIKIINALKKASEKLNG
- the preA gene encoding NAD-dependent dihydropyrimidine dehydrogenase subunit PreA, whose protein sequence is MFKKVDLSIDFLGIHLDSPFVLSAAPPTDELEMAEHGLEEGWAGVILKTTSVEGNPVELKNPMMSSFGPMSRKVVGLGNIDLISHHHIDVVSSRVEYLKKKFPNKMIAASIMGASKEDWQNLVYRLKKAGADLIECSFSCPQGSMGEEPGKMLAQSIEATEKVTRWVKEAADTTPVLIKITPQVTDIVEVAKAVKRGGADGITASNTIPSLLGVDIYTFEPYPSLFGSGAYSGLSGPAIKPITLRTIAEIAKNVDIVISGNGGAFNWRDAVEFMAVGASNVQFCTLPMHYGFRSIRDLKSGFEHYLKEMGFKSPSEIVGKALKNIKNQEDLVNPKTRSDIDLDRCIGCGLCYAACNDGGHMAISFDSKTRKPYVNEEKCTGCAMCMQVCPVDAIKMKEVLDSNEYYFVERR
- a CDS encoding FAD-dependent oxidoreductase, which encodes MGRNLDLTQALIEAERCLYCYDAPCEKACPAHVPIPEFIQSIRTGNLKGSMELITLANPSIGVCGEVCPEEQFCQSVCTRSAIDYPIKIRELHKFVTDNVKLTDLELQLPPLNGKKVAIIGGGPAGLACARELRRFGVKPVIFEKKELGGIPAQEISKERLPYNIVREEAKQILTLFGAEVKDKKISDLQDLLGEFDAIFVATGLTEELELDIKGVNLQNVHTARKLLKTIKSSLRTDVGKRVGVIGGGNVAVEVAAALKREDPSRDVEVVYRRGLKELKAFKDEIDEALELGVGFQFLAIPVEIKGENSVEGLVVRRARLGAPDESGRRVFEEVEGSDFFIPYTDIVIAIGQKAQEIFPEIKKTHNGLIEVNENFETSVKGVFAGGDIVRGASTIVESVSDGKKAAIAILQYLQGGKNV